From a region of the Candidatus Hydrogenedentota bacterium genome:
- the menH gene encoding 2-succinyl-6-hydroxy-2,4-cyclohexadiene-1-carboxylate synthase has protein sequence MFQPLIPVSLAGAPPAPPVVFLHGFLGDASDWRAVAEALAPEHHVLAVDLPGHGPDATPTTMGLDACAEALLAGFARAGLRRPDVAGYSMGGRISLYLARRYPDRVGRLVLESASPGIADAAQRASRAVQDAALAERLAAMEPGGAAFRAFLEEWYAMSLFSTLQRRPELLEPLIARRLTRCVPAAVGSSLTGLGTGAQASLWEELHALKAPALAITGEDDRKFRIIAEDMALACPAMATEILTGCGHNVHLENHEAFVTVVRAFLHPNGGP, from the coding sequence ATGTTCCAACCGTTGATTCCTGTTTCCCTGGCGGGCGCGCCGCCCGCCCCGCCGGTGGTATTCCTCCACGGATTCCTGGGCGACGCGAGCGATTGGCGGGCGGTCGCCGAGGCGCTGGCGCCGGAGCACCACGTGCTGGCGGTTGATCTACCGGGCCACGGCCCCGACGCCACGCCCACCACGATGGGCCTGGACGCCTGCGCCGAAGCGTTGCTTGCGGGCTTCGCGCGCGCGGGCCTGCGCCGCCCCGATGTCGCCGGCTATTCCATGGGCGGCCGCATTTCGCTGTACCTGGCGAGGCGCTATCCGGACCGTGTGGGGCGGCTGGTCCTCGAATCGGCGTCTCCGGGGATTGCCGATGCCGCGCAGCGGGCGAGCCGCGCCGTCCAGGACGCCGCCCTGGCGGAGCGCCTCGCCGCGATGGAGCCGGGCGGCGCCGCGTTTCGCGCGTTTCTGGAGGAATGGTATGCGATGTCGCTGTTTTCGACGCTCCAGCGCCGCCCGGAACTGCTGGAGCCCCTGATCGCGCGGCGGCTTACGCGGTGTGTGCCCGCCGCTGTCGGATCCTCTCTCACGGGCCTGGGCACCGGCGCGCAAGCGAGCCTGTGGGAGGAGTTGCACGCCCTGAAAGCGCCCGCGCTGGCCATCACCGGCGAGGACGACCGCAAGTTCCGCATCATCGCGGAGGACATGGCGCTGGCGTGTCCCGCGATGGCGACGGAGATCCTCACCGGCTGCGGCCACAACGTCCACCTCGAAAACCACGAGGCCTTCGTGACGGTCGTTCGCGCGTTCCTGCACCCCAACGGCGGACCGTAA
- a CDS encoding four helix bundle protein → MEKEGALRNHSFAFALRTVRLYEYLCKEKREFVLSKQLLRSGTAIGALVREAEQAESRADFVHKLAIALKEANESEYWLELLYRSEYIDEKGFESIISDLKELLKLLTAIIKKTKSNS, encoded by the coding sequence TTGGAAAAGGAAGGGGCGTTACGGAATCATTCATTTGCGTTCGCCTTGCGCACCGTCAGGCTCTACGAGTATCTATGCAAAGAAAAGCGGGAGTTTGTCCTCAGCAAACAACTGTTGCGTTCCGGTACGGCGATTGGTGCGCTCGTTCGCGAAGCCGAACAGGCGGAGAGCAGAGCGGACTTTGTCCACAAGTTGGCTATCGCACTCAAAGAAGCAAATGAATCCGAGTACTGGCTGGAGCTCTTATACCGGTCGGAATACATTGACGAAAAAGGCTTCGAGTCGATAATTTCCGACTTGAAGGAACTGCTGAAGCTACTCACGGCCATCATCAAGAAGACAAAGTCGAATTCATAA
- a CDS encoding outer membrane lipoprotein carrier protein LolA — translation MNTALLLLAAILPAQAPDAGDFEAFFETFAQKRAEIRVLEADIQEETIQFGDRSLRHGKLTFGKPRRILFRYGIDEPSIMIDGRRVYDFDPLEEQVQLYDIDESPESSIFFLGFDTDPAALREAYDVRVFSMQSAQGNHGIEIRPYKENQDQAPFQEVTIYLRDDDYLPYRIDIEFDDDTRMVTEFTNYQVNQPLDPAQTQLKIPAGTRVIENGEVTLREVPPGGVLMPPDPLETGAPKNIESPAPAPAEAAETGALQVRELPTP, via the coding sequence ATGAATACCGCGCTGCTGCTGCTCGCCGCAATCCTTCCCGCGCAGGCGCCGGACGCCGGCGATTTCGAGGCCTTCTTCGAGACGTTTGCGCAGAAGCGCGCCGAAATCCGCGTCCTGGAGGCCGATATTCAGGAAGAGACCATCCAGTTCGGCGACCGCTCCCTCCGCCATGGCAAGCTGACCTTCGGCAAGCCCCGCCGCATCCTTTTCCGCTACGGCATCGACGAGCCCTCCATTATGATAGACGGCCGACGCGTCTACGATTTCGATCCGCTCGAGGAGCAGGTCCAGCTCTACGATATCGACGAAAGCCCCGAGTCCAGCATCTTTTTCCTCGGCTTCGATACCGACCCCGCCGCCCTCCGCGAGGCATATGATGTCCGCGTCTTTTCCATGCAGAGCGCCCAGGGAAACCACGGCATCGAAATCCGGCCCTACAAGGAAAACCAGGACCAGGCCCCCTTTCAGGAAGTCACCATTTACCTCCGTGACGACGATTACCTGCCGTACCGCATCGATATCGAGTTCGACGACGACACGCGCATGGTGACCGAGTTCACGAATTACCAGGTCAACCAGCCCCTCGACCCAGCCCAGACCCAGCTTAAGATCCCGGCCGGCACGCGGGTCATCGAGAACGGCGAAGTCACGTTGCGGGAAGTCCCCCCGGGCGGCGTCCTCATGCCGCCGGATCCGCTGGAGACCGGCGCGCCGAAAAATATCGAGTCCCCGGCCCCTGCCCCGGCGGAGGCCGCCGAAACCGGCGCGCTCCAGGTGCGGGAACTGCCCACCCCATGA
- the ubiE gene encoding bifunctional demethylmenaquinone methyltransferase/2-methoxy-6-polyprenyl-1,4-benzoquinol methylase UbiE: protein MPNTDPQPPSRMQAFKMFDRIAHRYDLLNRLLSMGTDVRWRRKLNRRVPAGEKLRVLDLATGTADVLIAMNGACPQVASGVGLDMSGGMLHYGREKLIRLGLDRKFRLVRGDATCLGLESGQFDAVTISFGIRNVIDVAQGLREMRRILKPGGRALILEFSLPSNRLFRAMYLSYFRNILPRIGALISGDSYAYRYLNETVETFPYGEDFCQLMRDAGFEGVTATPLTFGIASLYQGDRGSVDS, encoded by the coding sequence GTGCCGAATACCGATCCCCAGCCGCCTTCACGTATGCAGGCGTTCAAGATGTTTGACCGGATTGCGCACCGGTATGACCTGCTCAACCGCCTGCTATCCATGGGGACGGATGTGCGGTGGCGGCGGAAACTGAACCGGCGCGTGCCCGCGGGGGAGAAGCTGCGGGTGCTGGACCTGGCCACAGGTACGGCGGATGTGTTGATCGCGATGAATGGCGCCTGCCCGCAGGTAGCCTCGGGCGTGGGGCTCGACATGTCCGGCGGGATGCTTCATTATGGCCGGGAGAAGCTGATCCGGCTCGGCCTCGACCGGAAATTCCGGCTTGTGCGTGGCGATGCGACTTGTCTGGGGCTCGAATCCGGCCAGTTCGACGCGGTGACGATATCCTTCGGCATCCGGAACGTGATCGACGTGGCGCAGGGGCTGCGCGAGATGCGCCGGATCCTCAAGCCGGGTGGCAGGGCGTTGATTCTGGAGTTTTCCCTGCCGTCGAACCGCCTCTTCCGCGCCATGTACCTGTCTTACTTCCGGAATATCCTGCCGCGTATCGGGGCGCTGATCTCCGGCGACAGCTACGCGTACCGCTACCTGAACGAAACGGTGGAGACCTTTCCGTATGGCGAGGACTTCTGCCAGCTGATGCGTGACGCGGGCTTTGAGGGGGTGACTGCGACGCCGCTTACGTTTGGCATCGCCAGCCTCTACCAGGGCGATCGGGGTTCAGTTGACAGTTGA
- the maf gene encoding septum formation protein Maf produces MNKRLILASGSPRRQSLLRALGVDFDVITSDAHEPNTGDSPAEIVINNAVIKRDDVGARLDQPAIIIAADTLVFHHEHVLPKPADFDDARRMLRMLAGHTHEVVTGLALCDTETGTRIEGAETTHVTFRDLSDEEIDRFVYVVEPLDRAGAYTVDGPGSLIVQRYEGCYQNVLGFPMVRLDTLLRQLGVYLFDSMDKDRAVFL; encoded by the coding sequence ATGAATAAGCGCCTGATCCTCGCCTCCGGATCGCCACGCCGCCAGAGCCTCCTCCGTGCGCTCGGCGTCGACTTCGACGTCATCACCAGCGATGCCCACGAACCGAACACCGGGGACAGCCCCGCCGAAATCGTGATCAACAACGCGGTCATCAAGCGGGACGACGTCGGCGCGCGCCTCGATCAGCCGGCGATCATCATCGCGGCGGACACCCTGGTCTTCCACCACGAGCATGTGCTCCCAAAGCCCGCCGATTTCGACGACGCCCGCCGGATGCTGCGGATGCTGGCCGGCCACACGCACGAGGTGGTTACGGGGCTCGCGCTGTGCGACACGGAGACCGGCACGCGCATCGAGGGCGCGGAGACCACGCACGTCACCTTCCGCGACCTCTCCGACGAGGAGATCGATCGCTTCGTCTACGTCGTGGAGCCGCTCGACCGTGCCGGCGCCTACACCGTCGACGGGCCCGGCAGCCTCATCGTCCAGCGCTACGAGGGCTGCTACCAGAACGTCCTCGGTTTCCCCATGGTCCGGCTGGACACGCTCCTCCGCCAGCTCGGGGTCTACCTGTTCGACTCGATGGACAAGGACCGCGCGGTGTTCTTGTAG